In Rhinolophus sinicus isolate RSC01 linkage group LG01, ASM3656204v1, whole genome shotgun sequence, the genomic stretch TCTGGGTGCTGTGTGGAGAAAGGATGGTAGAAGGTGACAGCAAGTAGGGTTTTTCCTTGCCTTCAGGTGGAGAAGATGGCGACATGGACTAGGGCGTAGGAATAGAGGGGGAGAGAAGTTGAACGATTTAATATATACAAACGTGGACGTAAGGCAGTTGGGATGTGCTGATGGATGATGTGGAATTAAAAACTCTATTTACAGCTATAGGagatcagtctattcagattttagaatgtatcttttttttcaggttttccGATGTAAAAGgccaagaaaaacaaactcagacTTAGAGATTACCACTTTTGGTCTACTGTTACCTTGAATCTTTTGGAAATTTCTGTGTCACATTATATGTAGTAGTGAAATAGCTTTACCTGTTCGAGATAAAGCCAGTATGTGGAGCCATTAAATAGTACACCACAGAGCCCTTTACTGGGCCTGAGAGTCTTATACCATAAATTAGCACAAATGGTTGTGACATCTAGCTTGGATAGTACTTTTCGTTATTTCTTTTCAAGAATAAttaattaccaaaatatttttcttggggTTCTCTTACGTTTCTGTAGAGTGATCGACCTTACATTGGGTGCATGCTTGTGAGTGCATGTGCATGCATGAGCGTGTACATTTTGGGATTTGTTTCCAGAGTTTTCACAGAAATTTATCATAGTTATTTCAAAGTTTTTGAGGTTGACTGATGcctctctgtatttatttcaGACGGTAGTTATCATTCTGTAGCTATTTGCTTTAAATCCCCCTGAAAGCCGGGCGGTACGGGCTAGAACACTAGTACACTGGGGCATTGCTGCCCATCCTCTTGGGCTTTATCTTCAGGAACCATGCTCTTCTTTAGAATTGTATCAAAACACTGTTCCTACGAGGTCTGAGCATAATGCTCAGTTTGTCATTTACTAATCAAAGCCATTTTTAATGGGAATATGCATGCATATTTCTGGGTTTTAGAATTTCATCTGTTGAAACATGTGTGGGAAGCTGCAGCTTTCCACTAGCAACAAAACGTATGTCAGCAATGGAAGGGTGAAGAAAGTTGTCTCTTCCATGTCCACCCTGGAAACCTAACTCTTCAAGAGGTTGACATGGAATGACCCTGCATTCCAGCATGCATGGCAGTACCTTCGGGCAGTACACCAGTCAAGCCGCCAAGATACTAACCATCTGGAATTCTAACTGAGAATGTAGTTTCTTACTTTTCAATTTGTCATTACTTAGGGAAGTGATAGTCGACCATTTCTTGGGACCAACAGGCCTGCAGCTACTCTTCTTTGTCATCTCCGGTTTCCTTGTCATCTTACAGCTTTACTTCTGTGGTCTGTCGGTGTTGTTAAAGGAGGTTCTCTGTGTAACAGGATATGAcaagaatgactttttaaaaaaaaacttttattggggaatgcattggggaacagtgtgtttttccaggacccatcagcaccaagtcaagtagggattttttgtttttttttttgttttttttcaatctagctgtggagggcagctccaagtcaagtcattgttttcaatctagttgtggagggcacagctcactggcccatgtgggaatcgaaccggcaacctgggtgttatgagcactgcgctctaaccaattgagccaactggctgccccaagtgacgtttcttattttcttttctttggcttttattcttACTTTCTAGGGCTGCTTTAGCCTGTGTGACATTGTGCATGAGCACATGAGGCCACCAGTTTTCGATTCTCCTTTGTCTGAAATATAAAGTGAAATGCTTTCCAAAACAGTTAGTGCTTCCCTGTCCTTCTGCATTCAGAAGTCAGCTGCTCTTGTAGAGCCTGTTATAGCGTCATCTAGTTTAATATTAAGTATACTGAGAGGCAGAATAGTAGTCTGATTAAGAGCACAAACCCTGGAAAAAGGCCTAGGTTAGAATTCTACCTTCTAATACTTTCTACCTATGGGACCATGAGCAagaaactgtgcctcagtttctttatctataacgTGAGGATATTATCTTAAGGCTTATTATAAggattgaatgagtgaatatatgtTAGAAGAGTACCTGGCTGGTGGTACCCACTTAATATGTGTTTACTATTGTTAATATTAGTTGAAACTTACAACAATCCTATCAAAATACAGGACACTTATCGTCATCattttactaaaaagaaaatgaacctaaagcaatctacatattctgtgtaatccctatcaaaatcccaatggcagtttcaCAGAAATAGGACAAAGACATCCTcaaatttgtgtggaaccacaaaagaccccaaatagccaaagcaatcctgagaaaacagaacaaagccaGAGTTATCACATTCCcaaatttcaaactatactacagagctatagtaatcaaaacaatatagtattgacagaaaaacagatatacagaccaatggaacagaatttagagcccagaaataaatcacaCATCTATGAGCAACTAACGTACACAAAGAAGCCAAGGATATACAATGGAGAGAGGaaattctcttcaataaatggtattgggaaaactggaccctatcttacatcatacacaaaaattaactcaaaatggatgaaagacttgaaTGGatgacctgaaacaataaaatacttagaagaaGACACAGGCACTAAGCTTCTGGACATTGGTCTCAGTGGTGttcttatgaatttgactccaaaggcaaggaaagcaaaagcaaaaataaacaaatgggactatgtcaaactaaaaagcttctgtgcagcaaagaaaactatcaacaaaacaaaaaggcaacaaaccaaatggaagaagatatttgcaaatgatatttcTGATAAAGGGTtcgtatccaaaatatatactgGTAAGAACTgatacagctcaacaacaaaaaggaaacaatctgattaaaaaataggcagaagatctgaatagaaaTTTTTCTGAGGAAGACATGACACAGATGacacagatgaccaacagacatatgaaaagatagtcatttattagggaaatgcaaatcatttAGTCATTTAGTCAAAAGATAGTtatttattagggaaatgcaaatcatttAGTCATTTAGTAAAAAGATAGTCgtttattagggaaatgcaaatcaaaaccacaatgagataatcacctcacacctgttaaaatcgcaattataaaaaaaaacaaggaataaCAGGTAttagagaggatgtggagaaaagggaaccattgtacactgttggtgggattgtgaattggtgcagccatgatggaaaacagtatagaagttCCTTAAGAAATTAggaatagaaataccatataatccagcaattccttttctgggtatttatctgaagaataggaaaacactaatttataaatatatatgtacccctgtgctcattacagcattatttacaatagccaagatatggaaacaatctaagtgtcattgacggatgaatggataaagatacatacatacaatggaatactactcagccataaaaagatgaatattgccatttgtgacaacatggatagatcttgaagatactatgctaaatgaaataaatcagatggaaaaggacaaaaaacataTGATGTCAttcatatatggaatataaaaccaaaaaagtAACAAGTGaactaacaaaacaaagcaaagtcaTAGCaacaacagattggtggttaccagaggggcagagggtggggggagtgcGAATTGGGcaaaggtggtcaaatatatggtaatggaaggaagCTAGACTTATTGTGAGCATGCAATAGAATATACAGCTatcgaattataatgttgtacacctaaaatttatattaaccaatgttacctcaataaattttttttaaataatagtaatgatCTTAAAGGATATAATGTGGCTTGCCCACTTGTGACAGAGgcaatttcatatttcatatgtGCAGTATTCTCAActttagttaaattttttttcctattctataACATTGCTGTTGTAGTTCCTTCCCAGTAAACCAAGCATTTCATTGGCCTGAGATAACTATAGTAGACACACAGAACTAAAGCAGAATGTTCTAGGATATTGAATACAATCACTTTCTTTAAAGAACCCTAAGTAATAAAATACGAGTGGATAACTCCACGCACATATAAGCTAGCTAtagagaggggggaggggacagagagagtAAGTGTCAGTGAAAGATGAGGCAGAAAATAGAAATTCTTTGAGGAAAAGTCAAGCACGTTAGCAGGGTTCGAGTGTGAACTGGgtgagtaagaaggtggtctttGATGTGTATTTTGAAGCACCTGCTTTTCATTCCAGCTCACCACAGGGCCTATTAAtatatgagaaagaaatgttGAATAATGCAACAGGAAATGTTCTGACCCATAGCATTTGACGGGAacaagtttcattttattttagagttACCGAACATGTGTGTCAGAGGGAGACAGATGAGACAGAAATACTGATGCTTTCATATGAAATGGGTGGTCCTAGTGATTTGATGAAAAGCTTGTTCAATTTTTTCTCAGCTTTAGCTGACACCTAAGGATAGGTGTccgtttataattatttttcaaactacGCATGTGCTTTAGAAGctaatgccttttaaaaaatgccactgagAAACTCTAGAGTTCTCTGCCACTATATTTTTTGCCTAGAAACCTAAGTATCATCCTGAATTTTAGTTATTTCTGAGATTATTATTGTGAGTTTCTCTTTtgcaatgttaaaaaaattaagttgccttttcttttcttcctgcgTAGATACACAGTACTGTTTGACAGTTCACCATTTTACGAGTCATGGAAGAAGTACATCAATCACCAAAAAGTGTGCCTCAAGAAGTGAATGTCATTTTGTTGGCTGCCACCACAGCCGAGATTCTGAACATAcagtaaggagggagggagggagagagcgagagtgagagagaggaagacagtgggagagagagagagagagagaagaagagagagggagagagaagttaCTGTCCTAAAGCTTGTTGCTAGTGATAGTTATATGGAGAGGCAAGAAGGAGAAGTAGTAAGTTGAACATGTTTATACTTCGAGGAGAGATTCCTTTACAATGACTCAGTGGAGACTATAGGGAAGTTGAAGACTTTCTGTTCTTCAACAAAATGTTACTAAAAACAAACTATAGTTCCCAGACTCCAGACCTAGATCCTAGACCTTGGCCTTCGGGCAAATTGTCTGAAGTCCGCTCTGGAAGCCCAAGAGCAAACCGTCCAtgagaaaatgacaaatactgtagAGCCCAGCTCACCTATTTTGTTCGTGGCCAGAAACCACTGCACAGGGGAGCTGGAAGGTGGAAAGAGGAAAATAGTGGCACCTTTTACTAAGAAAACTTTGTGTCACCCACTACCTCTGCTTAAATAAGGAAGTAAGGGTTTGAAAGATTGACCTCAGTTTGATATGATGAACTATAGATACATTTTAGGTCAATGGatctctgtttctcattttattattctaaatgGGCATTTTACTTATACATGCCTGGAATCGTgagctatttgaaaaaaattacttgaaagtATGTTAATTTCGTCAGATTTTAGAATTTGATTTAGCTTATGTGTATAGAAAATCGTTCTGACACCAGTGGTGTTTAGCTCTAGCTACACAGGAGAATCTCCTGGCGAGCTTTTATAAGCTGTGCTGGTGGGTAACCCAGACTAATTGAAACAACTTCAGGGTGGGCAGCAGGAGTTTTTTTTCAAGTTCCCCAAGGAGAGTCTGATGTGCAGCCTGGGTTGAAAATCACTGATAAAGGTACCTAAGCGTCGCAGCCTTTATCTTACCTAGCCATCCTGAAAGCCTCTGTGAATGGCGAGGGTTATCAGGTCGAGGCATTGTACCAGATATTATGACAGGAGATGGCTTCTCTTGAAAATACCCTGTGCTGTGAGGGAGCAAGTATTTTTCACCACTCAGCAGCCATTATTAACAAGCTGTTGCGGCTGTAATGATAGGAATCTGTGGTTACTATAGACAATAGAGAGTCATTATTATCTCCTAACAAGTAGtactgagaaagaaaatcaatgacCAATCCAAAACTTTCCtagcttttgtgtttgtttcGGTGTTTTTCCTTACAAGTCTTCACAAGATTTGTTGACTCAATCTGACAGTCTTATTCAGTTTCCCTTTCCCTTCATTCCCTTGCTTATGCTTTGGGATAAATCGCAGTTACAATGAAAAGACTCTCCAGATGGTCCTTCCTTTCAGGTCAATCGGTGGAAGGGTACCCAAGGACCTGGGTGACTCATAGGCTGGATAACCAACCCTAATTCTGTATGTCCTCAGATAGAGCTCCAGaaaactttctttgttttttctttgttttacccttccctcttcttcctagtattcactctctctttctcctctcctcttccgtTTGTAACAGGAGTGTAGGTCTTGCTGTGAAGGAATGATCTGCAATGTGGAATTACCTACCAACCACACTAACGCGGTCTTCACCGTAATGCATGCCCAGAGAACGTCCGGCGGCAGTGCCCCCACACTCTACCTGCCGGTGCTCGCCTGGGTCTTCATGCTTCCGTTGATATGATTCCAGCATCGCAtaggagaggcagagaccagCCCTCCAAAGCACAAGCTAAAAACTGTGTAAACAGTGAACTTTTGAGTGAAGACCAATCTTGCAGTTGGCAAAGAGTGCACATTGGACTCCAAGCAGAAAGCAGTTGTTCGTTAAAATGTTCTTGCACGAGGCCATGGAATTTGCAGAAAGGGATGTGGCTGCCACTGAGGGCATTATCTGGCTTCCAGGCTTCCTGCTCAGATAGGCTGCATTTTGTCACCTCTGCAGGGAAGAGCCTGCCAGCATCGACAACAGGCAGGTGTCGTAACTTATACTGTCCCAGCCTGACCAGGCCTTTAGCCGAAAGGACTCATTGACTCCTTCAGAGGCTGCTGGGTCAGAACCTCTCATTTCTGGGATTAGCTCAGAGCATCTCTATGGCATCTAACCCTTCCCCTGATGGGAAAGCAATTTCCCTGACAGTGGCATAGTCAATGACAGAGGCAAGTACAGGAGAAAAACTTCCAGTTGAACTAATATGAAACCCATTTGTGAATTGTGTGTATGTCTGGTGGGGGtagtgcgggggtggggggaggaataaagtttttaaattatacagtGTAAAACACATGCTTGTGTGTTTCTTGACTGACGAGAAGACctcatataaaacatatttaccaGTGCCATAAAGGAGCTCACTGCAGTTATGTTTCCATGCGCCATGGATGATGTATTCTgggcttaaaatataaaattatatgccAAAGTGACTTGGTTTTTTCTTTTGGGAGAAGGAAACTTCTTAGGATGCTAAAGGCAAAATTACTGAATTGAGAAGTTCAGGAAACCTCCCTGATCAAGGAAGATGACACCTTATCATATGATGTACCCTCAATAGTGGCAGATTAAGGTCAGAGAAACTGGCAAGAGGGTCCCTCTCCCCAATACAGTCAACTTCTCTCTGAATGTCAGGGCCACCAAGAGAACCTTTCTAAAAACATCCTAAAACATTTGGTCcccttgtttccttctctttcccctttatAACGTAGCCTCAGAATTTCTAATGAGCAACTTCTCTGTTTCTAGAATCCTTATTTCCTGCCTTTACACTTTGAACACTCTGCCCTTGTATGTATAGTGATGAGTTAATggagtctttgtttttttgttttattttaattgagcaTCCGCCATTAGGACACTGAGTGCCTCATAGACTCTATTAATGATGCCATCCTTGCCCCGTGCACTCACCTGTGATGGGGGTTGGCTAATTATGGCCCATGGGCCAAGTATGTCTCCTTCTTCTTAGTCTGCtagactgctgtaacaaatacacTATTGATTAGGTGGCTTACACAAAAACATAATCCTCATAGTCCTGAGTGCtgggaaggccaagatcaaggtgctggcagattggTGTCCGGTTAGGGCCCCTCATCCTGGTTTGCAGAACATCCTCTATTTGTATGCTCACGGCCAAGAGCAGGGAGAAAGCTCCCTTCCCTTCATTCCCTTGTCAGGGCATtgatctcattcatgagggctctaccttcatgacctaattatctcccaaaagcctcacttccaaataccatcacattaggaatttaggcttcaacatatgaatggtcGGGGGTGGGACACAACTATTCAGTCAATAGCAAccacctattaggttggtgcaaaagtaattgcagtttttgcaattgcgttttaccttttaaactgcaattacttttacaccaacccactgtttttgtgaataaagttttattggaaaatagCCATGtctattcatttacatattatctgtggctgctttcatactGTAACAGCAAGGATGAGTACATGCAGCAGAGAGGATATGGCCTACAAAGTGTAAAAGATTTCCTGTCTTGTCCTTTGCGGTAAAAGTGCTGATCCCTAACTTACAAAATGGTCAAACTGCATCATGAGAAAGCTGCTTGCTTTGCAGGAACAACGGTGCTAATGGTGGTTACTCAGCCTGTGCAATGGTTTGCCAGATCTTTTATCTTCGGCATCAGt encodes the following:
- the LYPD6B gene encoding ly6/PLAUR domain-containing protein 6B, producing MGFGLSISEIGMLPHCHALAVAVVQIFIFSENRAFAKNINFYNVRPPLDPTPFPNSFKCFTCENAGDNYNCNRWAEDKWCPQNTQYCLTVHHFTSHGRSTSITKKCASRSECHFVGCHHSRDSEHTECRSCCEGMICNVELPTNHTNAVFTVMHAQRTSGGSAPTLYLPVLAWVFMLPLI